A DNA window from Mesorhizobium sp. C432A contains the following coding sequences:
- a CDS encoding ABC transporter permease — translation MLRYLVWRIAVMVPTLLVISALVFTIIELPPGDYFDSYVAELRAQGEAVDSDRIQMMRKEYGFDQPPVIRYFYWVGGMLHGDFGYSFEYELPVRDVVGDRMWLTVLVSFVTIIFTWLIAFPIGMYSATHQYSWGDYGLTFFGLLGLAIPNFMLALILMYFANIWFGTSIGHLMDQQYLGEPMSWAKAKSILAHLWIPVLIIGTGGTASMIRRLRANLLDELHKQYVVTARAKGLHPFKALVKYPLRMALNFFISDIGSILPAIISGAEITAIVLSLETTGPMLIKALQSQDMYLAGSFLMFLAFLTVIGVLISDLALALLDPRIRLQGGSTK, via the coding sequence GTGCTTCGATATCTTGTCTGGCGCATCGCCGTGATGGTTCCAACGCTGCTGGTCATATCGGCGCTTGTGTTCACCATCATCGAACTTCCACCGGGCGACTATTTCGACAGCTATGTCGCCGAGCTTCGGGCCCAGGGCGAAGCGGTGGATTCCGACCGCATCCAGATGATGCGCAAGGAATATGGTTTCGACCAGCCGCCGGTCATTCGCTACTTCTACTGGGTGGGCGGGATGCTGCACGGCGATTTCGGCTATTCCTTCGAATATGAGCTGCCGGTTCGCGACGTCGTCGGCGACCGAATGTGGCTGACCGTGCTGGTTTCCTTCGTCACGATCATCTTCACCTGGCTCATCGCCTTTCCGATAGGCATGTACTCCGCCACGCATCAATACAGCTGGGGCGACTACGGCCTGACTTTCTTCGGCCTTCTCGGCCTTGCCATTCCGAATTTCATGCTGGCGCTGATCCTGATGTATTTCGCCAACATCTGGTTCGGCACGTCCATCGGCCACCTCATGGACCAGCAATATCTCGGCGAGCCGATGAGCTGGGCCAAGGCGAAGTCGATCCTCGCCCATCTCTGGATCCCGGTCCTGATCATCGGCACCGGCGGCACGGCGAGCATGATCCGGCGGCTGCGCGCCAATCTGCTCGACGAACTGCACAAGCAATATGTCGTGACGGCGCGCGCCAAGGGCCTGCATCCGTTCAAGGCGCTGGTCAAATATCCGCTGCGCATGGCGCTCAATTTCTTCATTTCCGACATCGGCTCGATCCTGCCGGCCATCATCTCCGGCGCTGAGATCACGGCTATCGTTTTGTCTTTGGAAACGACCGGGCCGATGCTGATCAAGGCGCTGCAAAGCCAGGATATGTATCTGGCAGGGTCATTCCTGATGTTCCTTGCCTTCCTGACGGTTATCGGCGTGCTGATTTCCGACCTGGCGCTGGCGCTGCTTGATCCACGAATTCGTTTGCAGGGTGGCAGCACCAAATGA
- a CDS encoding ABC transporter permease gives MKQDSPLPAPGAPLQHYISGAPFDLQSVEAMTPEQSKVFQASQLRLMWWKFRKHRLALISGIFLAVLYSGILICEFLAPYNLHSRNMDYIYAPPQHVHLFHNGEFVGPFVYGRQMTLDMDTLKRNYIEKHDDVQRLRFFCKGDTYRFWGLIEGDRHFVCPAENGQLFLAGTDRLGRDVLSRMIYGARISLTIGLVGISFSFLLGIVIGGLAGYHGGIFDLIVQRIIEVLQSIPSIPLWLALAAIMPITWSPILIYFGITVILGLLDWTGLARAVRSKLLALREEDYVLAAQLMGAGSSRIIRRHLIPGFMSHLIATATLSIPGMILGETALSFLGLGLRAPITSWGILLTEARSVSVIAFYPWLLLPMLPVILVIMAFNFLGDGLRDAADPYK, from the coding sequence ATGAAGCAGGACTCGCCGCTGCCCGCTCCGGGTGCTCCACTGCAACACTACATTTCCGGCGCGCCCTTCGACCTGCAGTCGGTCGAGGCGATGACGCCGGAGCAATCGAAGGTCTTTCAGGCATCGCAGTTGCGGCTGATGTGGTGGAAATTCCGCAAACACCGGCTTGCGCTTATATCCGGCATATTCCTGGCAGTGCTGTATTCCGGGATACTGATCTGCGAGTTCCTGGCGCCCTACAATCTGCACTCGCGCAACATGGACTACATCTATGCGCCCCCGCAGCACGTGCATCTGTTCCACAATGGCGAGTTCGTCGGGCCGTTCGTCTATGGCCGCCAGATGACGCTGGATATGGACACGCTCAAGCGGAACTACATCGAGAAGCACGACGATGTTCAGCGGCTCCGTTTCTTCTGCAAGGGCGACACTTATCGGTTCTGGGGCCTGATCGAAGGTGACAGGCATTTTGTCTGTCCTGCCGAAAACGGGCAGCTGTTTCTGGCCGGCACCGACAGGCTGGGGCGCGACGTGCTCTCGCGCATGATCTATGGCGCACGCATTTCACTGACTATCGGCCTCGTCGGCATCAGTTTCAGCTTCCTGCTCGGCATCGTCATCGGCGGGCTGGCCGGCTATCACGGCGGTATCTTCGACCTGATCGTCCAACGGATAATCGAAGTCCTGCAATCGATTCCCAGCATTCCGCTATGGCTGGCCCTGGCGGCGATCATGCCGATAACCTGGAGTCCGATCCTGATCTATTTCGGCATCACCGTCATCCTCGGGCTGCTCGACTGGACCGGACTGGCGCGGGCCGTGCGTTCAAAGCTTCTGGCCTTGCGAGAGGAGGATTACGTTCTGGCGGCGCAGTTGATGGGCGCCGGAAGCAGCCGCATCATCAGGCGGCATCTCATTCCCGGCTTCATGTCGCATCTGATCGCGACGGCGACGCTCTCCATCCCTGGCATGATCCTGGGCGAAACGGCGCTGAGCTTCCTCGGGCTCGGCCTGAGGGCGCCGATAACCAGCTGGGGCATCCTGCTCACCGAGGCGCGCAGCGTCAGCGTGA
- a CDS encoding adenylate/guanylate cyclase domain-containing protein, translating into MSTAQAEISNILMDKVADWLTQSALAGDDLETLVKGFCERLAAAGLPLKRVHLSFSMLHPLYDALGFTWIRGQGLEVEGFRSENGVHSDRFLTSPYYHLLSNKLDHLRRRLDPSVRSEFPVFDELRLMGVTDYMAFVHPFNGDTSQGMLGSWSTDSASGFSDSMISALLRIQNHLAIASKMAVLTKLADNMMTTYLGGDAGRRVLDGQIKRGEGDTIRAALVMGDMRGSTRLAETSGREVYIDTLNQFFDAIAAPFNRKGGQIMSFLGDGFIAVYPCERHRAQSEIACQAALAAAHKASMRMMELNLRRKEQGLGDIKFGIGLHVGNVMFGNVGLTDRLTFSVFGSAVNEVQRLQTLTKKYPHSVLASKDFAGYCGANSWLTLGEEELAGSKQKLTVLSPDLSGALALDEDAALQPFHDRISDAEQVMLLHRDAARLSAGDRRKLQ; encoded by the coding sequence ATGAGCACAGCGCAAGCAGAAATTTCCAACATTCTCATGGATAAGGTTGCCGATTGGCTGACCCAATCGGCGCTGGCGGGCGACGACCTGGAAACATTGGTCAAGGGTTTTTGTGAACGGCTGGCTGCTGCCGGCCTGCCGCTGAAGCGGGTGCATTTGAGCTTTTCGATGTTGCATCCGCTTTATGACGCGCTCGGTTTCACCTGGATTCGCGGCCAAGGCCTGGAAGTGGAAGGCTTCCGGAGTGAGAACGGCGTCCATTCCGACAGATTCCTAACCAGCCCATACTACCATCTGCTCAGCAACAAGCTCGACCATCTGCGGCGCCGGCTCGACCCGTCGGTGCGGTCGGAGTTTCCTGTTTTCGATGAGCTCAGGCTTATGGGCGTCACCGATTACATGGCTTTCGTCCATCCCTTCAATGGCGATACAAGTCAGGGCATGTTGGGGTCCTGGTCCACCGACAGTGCTTCAGGCTTCAGCGACAGCATGATTTCGGCGCTGCTGCGGATCCAGAACCATCTCGCCATAGCAAGCAAGATGGCGGTGCTCACCAAGCTCGCCGACAACATGATGACCACGTATCTCGGAGGTGACGCCGGCAGGCGCGTGCTGGACGGCCAGATCAAGCGCGGCGAGGGCGACACAATCCGGGCCGCGCTGGTGATGGGCGATATGCGCGGGTCGACAAGGCTCGCCGAAACCTCCGGCCGCGAAGTCTATATCGATACGCTGAACCAGTTTTTCGATGCCATCGCAGCACCATTCAATCGCAAAGGCGGGCAGATCATGAGTTTCCTGGGGGATGGATTCATTGCCGTCTACCCCTGCGAAAGGCACCGCGCGCAGTCAGAGATCGCCTGCCAGGCTGCTCTTGCGGCTGCGCACAAGGCCAGCATGCGCATGATGGAGCTCAATCTGCGCAGAAAAGAGCAAGGACTGGGCGACATAAAATTTGGTATCGGCCTGCATGTCGGCAATGTGATGTTCGGCAATGTCGGGCTTACTGACCGACTCACATTCTCGGTCTTCGGCTCGGCTGTAAACGAGGTCCAGCGTCTCCAGACCCTGACCAAGAAATATCCGCACAGCGTTCTCGCCAGCAAGGACTTCGCCGGCTATTGCGGGGCCAACAGTTGGCTGACGCTCGGCGAGGAGGAACTGGCGGGCAGCAAGCAGAAGCTGACGGTGCTTTCACCCGATCTGTCGGGTGCTCTCGCACTCGATGAAGACGCTGCGCTGCAGCCGTTTCACGATCGGATATCGGACGCCGAGCAGGTCATGCTGCTTCATCGCGATGCCGCGCGGCTGTCGGCGGGCGACCGGAGGAAGCTCCAGTAG
- a CDS encoding DUF3095 domain-containing protein encodes MCYLMLMETAVASDPFVASLPVFAKFESVADIDNYRPLPDGWALATADIVGSTKAIEAGRYKTVNMAGASVISALLNALGRQDLPFVFGGDGALVAFPGSALEIARNALASVQRWVADELDLTLRAAIVPIKDIRAQGLDVRVARFQASEAAFYAMFAGGGGSWAEAEMKAGRYRVDPAPAGARPDLTGLSCRWNPIEARHGEIVSIIAVPGASRDLRGFQFLASDIIALAGRQERDGHPVPVDGPAYSLLPAGLDVEARATAPPGRRWLAKLWVIFLMTLTAVTDKLGWTIGGFDPKVYKREVASNSDFRKFDDGLKMTIDVDADVLQRIENRLKQAEEAGICNYGLHRQKSALMTCLVISPLQRDHVHFIDGAAGGYAMAAASLKAKAPV; translated from the coding sequence ATGTGCTATCTGATGCTTATGGAAACAGCTGTCGCGTCCGACCCGTTCGTCGCTTCTTTGCCGGTCTTCGCAAAGTTCGAAAGCGTTGCCGATATCGACAACTATCGGCCTCTCCCCGATGGCTGGGCGCTGGCCACCGCCGACATCGTCGGCTCGACCAAGGCGATCGAAGCCGGGCGCTACAAAACCGTCAATATGGCCGGCGCCAGCGTCATTTCGGCGCTGCTCAATGCACTGGGCCGGCAAGATCTTCCCTTCGTCTTCGGCGGCGACGGCGCGCTCGTGGCGTTTCCCGGCTCGGCGCTGGAGATCGCCCGTAACGCGCTGGCTTCTGTCCAGAGATGGGTGGCGGACGAACTGGACCTGACCTTGCGTGCCGCAATCGTGCCGATAAAGGACATAAGAGCGCAAGGCCTCGACGTTCGCGTGGCGAGGTTCCAGGCCTCCGAAGCAGCCTTCTATGCCATGTTCGCCGGCGGCGGCGGCAGTTGGGCGGAAGCCGAAATGAAAGCCGGGCGCTACCGCGTCGACCCCGCCCCGGCCGGCGCGCGGCCGGATCTGACCGGCCTCTCCTGCCGCTGGAACCCGATCGAAGCCCGGCATGGCGAAATTGTCTCGATCATAGCCGTGCCCGGGGCATCGCGCGACTTGCGTGGTTTCCAGTTTCTGGCTTCCGACATCATCGCCCTTGCCGGCAGGCAGGAGCGCGATGGCCACCCGGTGCCGGTGGACGGTCCGGCCTATAGTCTCTTGCCCGCCGGTCTCGATGTCGAGGCACGGGCCACGGCGCCGCCGGGGCGGCGGTGGCTGGCCAAGCTGTGGGTGATCTTCCTGATGACGCTTACGGCCGTCACCGACAAATTGGGCTGGACGATCGGCGGTTTCGACCCGAAGGTCTACAAGCGCGAGGTGGCCAGCAATTCGGATTTCCGCAAGTTCGACGACGGCTTGAAGATGACCATCGACGTCGACGCGGATGTGTTGCAGCGGATCGAGAACCGGCTGAAACAAGCGGAAGAGGCCGGCATCTGCAACTATGGCCTGCACCGCCAGAAGTCGGCCTTGATGACATGCCTCGTCATCTCGCCGCTGCAGCGCGATCATGTTCACTTCATCGATGGCGCCGCCGGCGGCTATGCAATGGCTGCCGCAAGCCTGAAGGCGAAGGCGCCGGTCTGA
- a CDS encoding ABC transporter substrate-binding protein, which translates to MISRRTVLGLMASAFLPGTARAGDLEPDFLQPQLKARALPPLAERLPKSPRALNLAAMGRQPGQYGGTLRTIIGSQKDIRMMTIYGYSRLVGYDEKLNFQADILESFDVKDDRVFTFKIREGHKWSDGSLLTPEDFRYCWEDVWLNDELSQGGLAPALLADGKPPRFEIVDPLTVRYSWDAPNPDFLPKLAAASPTPLVLPAAYLKQFHKKYQDPFRLAGLMKENRTAKWTLLHIRMSRQYRPENPDLPTLDPWQNRTKPPAEQFIFERNPFFHRTDENGRQLPYVDRIIMNVSSSAIISAKTGAGESDLQCMGIDFSDYSFLKDAEKRYPVKMHLWKRTQGSRLALMPNLNCADPVWRGLLRDVRVRRALSLAVDRREINMAVFYGLAQESADTVLPESPLYRPEFAKAWVAHDPDQANALLDEVGLQARDDDGLRLLPDGRPAQIIVETAGESTLETDALELITDHWRKIGIALFIRTSQRDIFRSRALGGQILMSMSSGIDNGVPTADMNPYQLAPTIDDQLQWPLWGAYYLSHGKMGEAPDVPEVVELMALLKRWNGSTQSSERAEIWNSMLSIYTDQVFSIGTVNETLQPILVSSRLRNLPDKALYGYDPTSYFGVYMPDTFWLGGS; encoded by the coding sequence TTGATCAGCCGCCGCACTGTCCTTGGTCTCATGGCTTCGGCATTTCTGCCGGGCACGGCGCGCGCCGGCGATCTGGAGCCGGATTTTCTTCAGCCGCAGCTGAAAGCCAGGGCTCTGCCGCCACTCGCGGAGCGCCTGCCCAAAAGCCCGCGCGCGTTGAACCTCGCGGCGATGGGCCGGCAGCCCGGCCAGTATGGCGGCACGCTGCGTACGATCATCGGCAGCCAGAAAGATATCCGGATGATGACGATCTACGGGTATTCCCGGCTGGTCGGCTATGACGAAAAGCTTAACTTTCAGGCCGACATTCTCGAAAGTTTCGACGTAAAGGATGATCGCGTCTTCACGTTCAAGATTCGTGAAGGCCATAAATGGTCAGACGGCAGCCTGCTGACGCCGGAGGATTTTCGTTATTGCTGGGAAGATGTCTGGCTGAACGATGAGCTTTCGCAAGGGGGGCTCGCCCCTGCCCTGCTGGCGGACGGCAAGCCGCCACGTTTCGAGATCGTCGATCCGTTGACGGTGCGCTACAGTTGGGACGCGCCCAATCCCGACTTCCTGCCCAAACTTGCCGCTGCTTCGCCGACACCGCTTGTTTTGCCAGCCGCCTATCTCAAGCAGTTCCACAAGAAATATCAGGATCCATTCCGGCTCGCCGGCCTGATGAAGGAGAACCGGACCGCAAAATGGACGCTGCTGCACATCCGCATGTCGCGGCAGTATCGCCCGGAGAACCCGGATCTGCCGACACTCGACCCCTGGCAGAACCGGACCAAGCCGCCGGCCGAGCAGTTCATCTTCGAGCGCAACCCGTTCTTTCATCGAACAGACGAGAACGGCCGGCAACTGCCCTATGTCGACCGGATCATCATGAATGTCAGCTCGTCGGCGATCATCTCCGCCAAGACCGGTGCGGGCGAGAGCGACCTGCAATGCATGGGAATCGACTTCAGCGACTACTCCTTCCTGAAGGACGCGGAGAAGCGCTACCCGGTGAAGATGCATCTGTGGAAACGCACACAGGGTTCGCGGCTGGCGCTCATGCCCAATCTGAATTGTGCCGACCCGGTGTGGCGTGGCCTTTTGCGTGACGTGCGCGTGCGCCGCGCACTTTCGCTCGCTGTAGACAGGCGCGAGATCAACATGGCCGTCTTCTACGGATTGGCGCAGGAAAGCGCCGATACGGTCTTGCCGGAGAGCCCGCTCTACCGGCCGGAATTCGCGAAAGCCTGGGTCGCCCACGATCCCGACCAGGCCAATGCACTGCTTGACGAGGTCGGGCTTCAGGCCCGTGACGATGACGGCCTGCGGCTACTTCCCGATGGACGCCCGGCGCAGATCATCGTGGAAACGGCCGGCGAAAGCACGCTGGAAACCGATGCGCTCGAACTCATCACCGATCACTGGCGCAAGATAGGCATCGCTTTGTTCATCCGGACTTCGCAGCGCGACATCTTCCGCAGCCGCGCGCTTGGTGGCCAGATCCTGATGTCGATGTCGTCGGGCATCGACAATGGCGTGCCGACCGCCGACATGAATCCATACCAGCTGGCCCCCACCATCGACGACCAGCTGCAATGGCCGCTCTGGGGCGCTTACTATCTGTCGCATGGCAAGATGGGTGAGGCGCCCGATGTTCCTGAAGTGGTCGAGTTGATGGCTTTGCTCAAGCGCTGGAACGGATCGACCCAATCCAGCGAGCGCGCCGAAATCTGGAACTCGATGCTGTCGATCTACACCGATCAGGTGTTCTCTATCGGTACGGTGAACGAAACACTTCAGCCGATTCTGGTATCCTCGCGGCTGCGCAACCTGCCTGACAAAGCACTCTACGGCTACGACCCGACCTCCTATTTCGGTGTCTACATGCCGGACACATTCTGGCTTGGAGGCTCCTGA
- a CDS encoding ABC transporter ATP-binding protein, with amino-acid sequence MDAGVDLLRIEDVGISFAIVGGPLHAVRRANLRVLPGKVTALVGESGSGKSVLSQAVMGILPNTAHVRGRILFSDPKKPGTTQDILQMPRDGPEIRALRGSRIGKIFQEPMTSLSPLHTIGNQVSESLQIHTCMDRTERKARTEEMLGLVGFPNPKRAYDMYPFELSGGLRQRAMIAMALICRPALLIADEPTTALDVTIQAQILQLLRGLQTKLNMAMLLITHDLGVVANVADEVVVMYHGEIMEAGPVEAIFRRPGHPYLKGLMAAVPHFDLKPGERLKALREVPVNVGTLLGKQTAPEAKGPDDILLSVRDLKKVYTIRNSGWFSGSHQTSVRAVDGVSFDIRRGECLGLVGESGCGKTTVSKILMRAVTPTGGSVIFNGRDGPIDVLEAEGDALRLLRAKLQMVFQDPVSSLSPRMTVENILSEPLEIHQRGNAASRLATVKSLMQAIGLDPRFIQRYPHSFSGGQRQRIGIARALALGPELLICDEPVSALDVSVQAQILNLLKDLQKELGLTYLFISHNLAVVDYMADRIAVMCGGRIVELAPREILLRKPIHPYTRSLLAAVPFPDLDRPMDFKTLKLGGASDTSAWGPQFRDEGEEDMLSPLDLGGGHLVLARRSADVSELRH; translated from the coding sequence ATGGATGCAGGCGTTGATCTGCTGCGGATCGAGGATGTTGGCATCTCTTTTGCCATTGTCGGGGGACCGTTGCATGCCGTCAGGCGGGCAAATCTTCGCGTCCTGCCCGGCAAGGTCACCGCACTTGTCGGTGAGTCCGGTTCCGGAAAATCGGTTCTCAGCCAGGCCGTGATGGGCATCTTGCCGAACACGGCCCATGTTCGCGGCCGTATCCTGTTTTCCGATCCCAAAAAGCCCGGCACGACGCAGGATATCCTGCAGATGCCGCGAGACGGACCCGAAATCCGGGCGTTGAGAGGCAGCCGCATCGGCAAGATCTTTCAGGAGCCGATGACATCGCTGTCGCCGCTGCACACGATCGGCAACCAGGTCAGCGAATCCCTGCAGATTCATACGTGCATGGATCGGACGGAGCGCAAGGCACGGACCGAGGAAATGCTCGGGCTCGTCGGGTTTCCCAATCCCAAGCGCGCCTACGACATGTATCCGTTCGAACTTTCGGGAGGATTGCGGCAACGCGCCATGATCGCCATGGCGCTTATCTGCCGGCCCGCTCTGTTGATCGCCGATGAGCCGACGACGGCGTTGGACGTCACCATCCAGGCGCAAATCCTGCAATTGCTTCGTGGGCTCCAGACCAAGCTCAACATGGCAATGCTGCTGATCACGCACGACCTCGGCGTGGTCGCCAATGTCGCCGACGAGGTGGTCGTCATGTACCATGGCGAGATCATGGAAGCGGGCCCTGTGGAGGCAATATTCCGCCGGCCAGGCCACCCTTACCTGAAGGGCCTGATGGCAGCCGTTCCGCATTTCGACCTGAAGCCTGGCGAAAGACTGAAGGCGCTCCGCGAGGTGCCGGTGAATGTCGGGACCCTGCTGGGCAAGCAGACGGCGCCGGAAGCGAAAGGGCCGGACGACATTCTGCTGTCGGTCAGGGATCTGAAAAAGGTCTACACCATCCGCAACTCCGGATGGTTCAGCGGGAGCCATCAGACCTCTGTTCGCGCCGTGGACGGCGTCAGCTTCGACATCAGGCGAGGTGAGTGCCTGGGCCTGGTTGGCGAAAGCGGTTGCGGCAAAACCACCGTCAGCAAGATCCTGATGCGGGCCGTCACCCCTACCGGTGGCTCCGTGATCTTCAACGGCCGCGACGGACCGATCGACGTCCTGGAAGCCGAGGGAGACGCCCTGCGCTTGCTGCGCGCGAAACTCCAGATGGTCTTCCAGGATCCGGTTTCGTCACTTTCGCCACGCATGACAGTGGAAAACATCTTGAGCGAGCCGCTGGAAATCCATCAACGTGGCAATGCTGCGTCCCGGCTAGCCACGGTCAAGAGCCTGATGCAGGCAATCGGGCTCGATCCGCGCTTCATCCAGCGCTATCCCCACAGCTTCTCCGGCGGGCAGCGTCAGCGTATCGGCATCGCGCGCGCGTTGGCGCTGGGGCCTGAACTGCTGATCTGCGACGAGCCGGTTTCGGCGCTCGATGTCTCCGTGCAGGCGCAGATCCTGAACCTTCTGAAGGACCTGCAGAAGGAACTGGGCCTGACCTACCTGTTCATATCCCACAATCTGGCGGTGGTGGACTACATGGCGGACCGCATCGCGGTGATGTGCGGCGGGCGTATCGTCGAGCTTGCACCGCGCGAAATTCTGCTCAGGAAACCGATCCACCCCTACACGCGCTCGCTGCTCGCCGCAGTCCCCTTCCCCGATCTCGACCGGCCGATGGATTTCAAGACGCTGAAGCTCGGCGGCGCTTCCGACACCAGCGCATGGGGCCCGCAATTCCGCGACGAGGGCGAAGAGGATATGCTGTCGCCGCTCGATCTCGGCGGCGGCCATCTCGTGCTGGCCCGACGTTCGGCCGATGTCAGCGAGTTACGCCATTGA